From Rhizobium sp. 007, one genomic window encodes:
- a CDS encoding N-6 DNA methylase — MGRREFSQERRSLGAYYTSRAVADILCGWAIRTAADRVLEPSFGGCEFIESARNRIAELGAEHPISSIYGADIDPSAFAALSVRHPDSNAENFRLGDFLGITRNEIACDGVHAIVGNPPYVRHHKISEAVFVRASRLRDAKLAKLPMQANLWAFFVIHACSFLAPLGRMAWVLPQNYLYATYAKSVRQFLAQHFESVIEIEIKQHLFETEGAAEKTVLVFCDRWSAEGTNSAVLKRFYVESLAEASACLRDPYTHHQPHYDGDDPLSKIGTDCLGDICNIKIGAVLGDSRFFLFDRKRAQEVGIKPRLLRMAATKASTVTGLMFSARTIAGQFKQGQKVGVLDTAFGTDKSVLAYLETMPATTIDTNVTFKKRKIWHQPFEGDDEPDAVLTGMSHLFPRLALNPDKLPCTNALYALRFKSPQDEMLKLQLPLSMVSSLGQLSAEIEGRPYGSGLLKHEPSDARRIRVVTVKSDITTLRTAFARADSAMKDGDYERATNIADDFFIEHNSYSRKDLEAFRARLSRKRKDRIRSPGQ, encoded by the coding sequence TTGGGCCGCCGAGAGTTTTCCCAAGAGCGCCGCTCGCTCGGCGCGTACTACACGTCAAGAGCCGTGGCGGACATCTTATGCGGATGGGCAATCCGTACGGCAGCTGATCGCGTACTAGAACCTAGCTTCGGCGGTTGCGAGTTCATCGAAAGTGCTCGTAATCGGATAGCTGAGTTGGGCGCTGAGCATCCTATTTCATCGATCTATGGCGCCGACATCGATCCTTCCGCGTTCGCAGCCCTTAGCGTTCGCCATCCCGACTCGAATGCAGAGAACTTTCGACTTGGCGATTTTCTGGGAATCACCCGCAACGAAATCGCATGTGATGGCGTCCATGCCATCGTCGGAAATCCGCCTTACGTCCGTCATCACAAGATTTCCGAAGCGGTTTTTGTCCGAGCGTCCCGACTCCGTGACGCGAAACTTGCGAAATTGCCGATGCAGGCAAATCTTTGGGCTTTCTTCGTCATTCACGCTTGCTCGTTCCTGGCGCCGCTTGGACGGATGGCTTGGGTGCTGCCGCAGAATTATTTGTATGCAACCTATGCAAAGTCCGTGCGGCAATTCTTGGCGCAGCATTTCGAAAGCGTCATTGAAATCGAAATCAAACAGCACCTATTCGAAACCGAAGGAGCAGCTGAAAAAACTGTTCTGGTATTCTGCGACCGGTGGTCAGCAGAGGGTACGAATAGCGCCGTTCTGAAACGTTTCTATGTCGAGAGCCTCGCCGAGGCCTCTGCATGCCTGCGCGATCCATACACCCACCACCAACCGCACTATGATGGTGACGATCCACTTTCAAAAATTGGCACAGATTGTCTCGGAGATATTTGCAATATCAAGATCGGTGCCGTGCTCGGGGATAGCCGATTCTTTCTCTTCGACCGAAAGCGCGCTCAGGAGGTAGGCATTAAGCCTCGCCTTTTAAGGATGGCGGCGACCAAGGCCTCCACGGTGACGGGGCTTATGTTCTCTGCCAGAACAATTGCTGGGCAATTCAAACAGGGACAAAAGGTCGGCGTCTTAGATACTGCGTTCGGAACGGATAAAAGCGTGCTCGCCTATCTCGAGACTATGCCGGCCACCACCATTGATACCAATGTTACGTTCAAAAAGCGAAAAATTTGGCACCAGCCATTTGAAGGCGACGATGAGCCTGACGCGGTACTGACGGGCATGTCGCATCTGTTCCCACGACTTGCGCTCAATCCTGACAAATTGCCGTGCACCAACGCCCTTTACGCGCTGCGTTTCAAATCACCGCAAGATGAGATGCTGAAGCTTCAGTTGCCCCTGAGCATGGTGTCCTCGCTTGGACAGCTTTCTGCTGAGATCGAAGGGCGCCCGTATGGATCAGGGCTACTCAAGCACGAACCGAGCGATGCTCGCCGCATTCGAGTCGTGACCGTAAAATCGGATATCACTACGCTGCGGACCGCCTTTGCACGCGCGGATTCCGCTATGAAGGATGGCGACTACGAAAGAGCAACCAACATCGCCGACGATTTTTTCATTGAGCACAACTCATACAGTCGTAAAGATCTGGAGGCGTTCCGTGCCCGGCTCAGTCGAAAGAGGAAAGACCGGATTCGCTCGCCGGGTCAATAA
- a CDS encoding DUF262 domain-containing protein: protein MVKINRRPGTQDISWFLDQNDAKRLDLDPPYQRRSVWTSKDRRYFLDTVFRGFPCPPIYLHKTIDSNGASIYHVVDGKQRIETILRFAKGKVRLPEDYGDDRLNNKRWPDITADTEMRNQFLNYAFVVEYFDDVDSTVVNEIFSRMNKNSRKLTQQEIRNARFDGWLSRQIDSEVEETIWKQIGIVTTGRARRMADVQFIAELFMIVLQGEIIGFNHDAIDLAFAEHEDISDPDNPFDAEKFTRALVAARSYLAKMYDCDPSIAGYLSSVSNTYILWAVLVLYAEKLPDPTALVKRYSAFMGEVSAVGVERKRIAAIDPDDGGSVEGTTFSDEAEAYFGANQSATTEYPQRQRRLLALKKALKIED from the coding sequence ATGGTAAAGATCAACCGCCGTCCGGGCACACAGGACATTTCGTGGTTTCTCGATCAAAACGACGCTAAACGGCTTGATCTAGATCCTCCCTACCAACGCCGAAGCGTCTGGACGTCCAAGGATCGACGGTACTTCCTTGATACTGTGTTTCGGGGCTTTCCGTGCCCGCCAATCTATCTTCATAAGACAATCGATTCCAACGGGGCTTCTATCTATCACGTAGTTGACGGCAAACAGCGGATCGAGACGATACTTCGTTTCGCGAAAGGAAAGGTGCGTCTTCCAGAAGACTACGGCGATGATCGCCTGAATAATAAGCGTTGGCCGGATATCACGGCCGACACCGAGATGCGAAACCAGTTCCTCAACTATGCTTTCGTGGTTGAATATTTCGACGACGTCGACAGCACCGTCGTTAATGAAATCTTCTCGCGTATGAACAAAAACTCTCGCAAGCTTACGCAGCAGGAAATCCGGAATGCCCGCTTTGATGGGTGGTTGAGCCGGCAAATCGATAGCGAAGTAGAAGAAACGATCTGGAAGCAAATTGGTATCGTTACGACTGGCCGAGCGCGTCGCATGGCTGACGTGCAGTTCATCGCTGAGCTTTTTATGATCGTTTTGCAGGGGGAAATCATCGGCTTCAACCACGATGCCATCGACCTCGCTTTTGCCGAGCATGAGGACATCTCAGATCCGGACAACCCGTTCGATGCTGAGAAATTCACCAGGGCTCTAGTTGCAGCTCGTTCTTATCTTGCCAAGATGTATGATTGTGACCCCTCGATAGCAGGCTATCTTTCGAGCGTCTCTAATACTTATATCTTGTGGGCAGTACTGGTACTTTACGCTGAGAAATTGCCCGATCCCACAGCTCTTGTTAAACGGTACAGCGCATTCATGGGCGAGGTTTCCGCTGTTGGTGTAGAGCGCAAACGCATTGCCGCTATCGATCCAGATGACGGCGGTTCGGTTGAGGGCACGACGTTTAGTGACGAAGCAGAAGCGTACTTCGGTGCAAATCAAAGCGCGACAACTGAATATCCGCAGCGTCAACGGCGTTTACTTGCCTTAAAGAAGGCGCTGAAGATTGAAGATTGA
- a CDS encoding transposase encodes MKRTRFTDEQIIGILKEHEAGTPVSELCRKHGVSDASIYKWKAKFGGMDVSEAKRHKQCCQQLRNGECHAHAKSITPVD; translated from the coding sequence ATGAAGCGCACCCGTTTCACAGACGAACAGATCATCGGCATCCTGAAAGAGCATGAGGCTGGCACGCCGGTCTCGGAGCTTTGCCGCAAACACGGCGTCAGCGATGCCAGCATCTATAAATGGAAAGCCAAATTCGGCGGCATGGACGTGTCGGAAGCCAAGCGGCACAAGCAGTGCTGCCAGCAGCTTCGGAACGGCGAGTGCCATGCTCATGCCAAGAGCATCACGCCGGTAGATTAA